TTCATTGCCCAGATGTTAGATCTAGCAACTCTACTATGTAAAATATCTCCTATAATTGAAACATTTAATCCTTCTAATGTTCCTTTATGTTCTTTAATAGTAAACAAATCAAGTAATGCTTGAGTTGGATGTTCATTTGCTCCATCGCCTGCATTTACTACTGAGGCATCTATATTATTAGCAACAAAACTTGCGGCACCTGATGCACTATGTCTTAATACGAAAATATCTGTTTTCATTGATTGCATATTTTTAATTGTATCAACTAAAGTTTCACCTTTAGAGACACTACTTGAAGAAGAACTGAAGTTAATAGCATCTGCAGCTAACCTTTTTGCAGCAGTTTCAAATGACACTCTTGTTCTAGTAGAGTTTTCAAAAAAAGCATTTATTACTGTTTTTCCATGTAGTAATTTATCTTTTTTTATTTCTGAATTGTTTAAGTCTTTAAACTGCTGTGCTGAATCTAAAAAATATAAAATTTCTTCTTTAGACAACTCTCTTAATCCGATAAGATCTTTCTTATTATAAACTATATCCATAAACAACCCTTATTTTTTTGCAAACTGATAATTATAACTATTTTAATCTTAATAAAATATTTATTATTTATAATTTTTTATATGAAAATTAGTTTCATTTTAAGTTTAAATAGATAATCTTGCTATACATCCATTTTACTTTTCTTATAAAAATATATTAATTTATACGTTGTTATTTTATTTGATTTTTCAATTGATACTTGTACTTTAAAAGTATATTCTTTTATATTTATAACTTAGCAATATAATTTTAGATTTATGTTTTGTTTAATTTTTATATTTAATTTTCAAAATAGATTTAGAAGAAGCTTTAAATTTCTTAAATAGCTTCCTCGTCTTCTTCTCCTGTTCTAATTCTTACAACTTTTTCAATGCTACTAACAAAAATCTTACCATCACCGATTTTTCCTGTTTTTGCTGATTCTGTAATTATAGAGATTGTATTATCTACTTGATCTTCAGCAACAATAAGCTCTAATTTAATCTTTGGTAAAAAATCTACAACATACTCAGCACCTCTATAAAGTTCAGAGTGACCTTGTTGTCTTCCATAACCTTTTACATCAGAAACTGTCATACCTGTAATACCAGCTTCACTTAATGAATCTTTTACATCTTCTAATTTAAATGGTTTAATAATTGCTTCTATTTTCTTCACTATTTTTCCTTTTTTTAGTTCTTCTATTTTAACAAAAATTGTTTAAATTAATATTATCTTAAATTTTAGTATACAAAAGAAGCATTAAAATGCTCTTTTAAACTCTGGATATGCTTCAAGACCGCACTCTTCTACATCTAAGCCTTGCATCTCTTCTTCATTATGCGCTCTAAGAGCTACAATTTTATTTAACATAAATAAAACTACATATGAAACAACAAAAGCAAATATACCAATAACAAGTACACCTTTTAATTGTCCAAAAAATGTAATATCTTGACCATTACTAGCAAATATACCAACAGCTAAAGTACCCCAAATACCATTTACTAAATGAACAGAAAGGGCACCAACTGGATCATCAATTCTTAGTTTATCAAAAAATGATACTGCAAATACAACTAATGTTCCACCAATTGCACCAATTAATATTGGAGTATAAATATTATATAAATCAGGTCCAGCAGTAATTGCAACTAATCCACCTAAAGCTCCATTTAATATCATTGTTATATCTAACTTTGAATATTTTATATACATTATAATAGATACCATTATAGCTCCAGCAAGTCCTGCTGTATTTGTATTTAAAATAGTAAGAGCAACTGCATTTGCACTCTCTTTACTAGCAATTGAGCCAACACTTCCACCATTAAATCCAAACCAACCAATCCATAATAACATTGCACCTAAAGTAACTAAAGGAATATTTGAAGCTGGAATTACTCTAACTCCTCCAGTTTTAGGATATCTTCCTTTTCTGTTTCCAATAATTAAAATTGCAGCTAATAATGCCCAACCTCCTGTACTATGAATTACAGTTGAACCAGCTAAATCATACATACTTAAATTTAATGTTGTATTTTCTAAAAAGTTTGCACCCCAAGTAACATTTACTACAAGAGGATAAATAACAGATGCCATTAATACTGTAAAAAATGCTAAAGGAATAACCTTTGCTCTTTCACTAACT
The window above is part of the Malaciobacter marinus genome. Proteins encoded here:
- a CDS encoding aspartate carbamoyltransferase catalytic subunit — its product is MVYNKKDLIGLRELSKEEILYFLDSAQQFKDLNNSEIKKDKLLHGKTVINAFFENSTRTRVSFETAAKRLAADAINFSSSSSSVSKGETLVDTIKNMQSMKTDIFVLRHSASGAASFVANNIDASVVNAGDGANEHPTQALLDLFTIKEHKGTLEGLNVSIIGDILHSRVARSNIWAMNKLGMNVRIFGPATMIPKYSEVFNCKVCKTMEEAVEGSDVIIMMRIQLERQNESLVPSIREYSKFFGLNKERIKLSNKDAIIMHPGPINRGVEINSDVADSQRSVILDQVENGVAIRMAVLNILNQNRKG
- a CDS encoding ammonium transporter — encoded protein: MEIESISYVLDTFFAIFAMVLIIFMVPGFAMLEAGLVRTKNVTAVLTINTLIYAVASLAFLLFGYSIAFGDFGSDSMSKWAAFLFQMAFVGKVVNIMSGGVSERAKVIPLAFFTVLMASVIYPLVVNVTWGANFLENTTLNLSMYDLAGSTVIHSTGGWALLAAILIIGNRKGRYPKTGGVRVIPASNIPLVTLGAMLLWIGWFGFNGGSVGSIASKESANAVALTILNTNTAGLAGAIMVSIIMYIKYSKLDITMILNGALGGLVAITAGPDLYNIYTPILIGAIGGTLVVFAVSFFDKLRIDDPVGALSVHLVNGIWGTLAVGIFASNGQDITFFGQLKGVLVIGIFAFVVSYVVLFMLNKIVALRAHNEEEMQGLDVEECGLEAYPEFKRAF
- a CDS encoding P-II family nitrogen regulator, which encodes MKKIEAIIKPFKLEDVKDSLSEAGITGMTVSDVKGYGRQQGHSELYRGAEYVVDFLPKIKLELIVAEDQVDNTISIITESAKTGKIGDGKIFVSSIEKVVRIRTGEEDEEAI